AGTAGGAGAGCTCGTCATCAAGCCATTTTACAAAAGGCACAACATCCACAATGTCTGTGAATGCAGCATGTTCTACTTCTTTGatcaaaaacctaataaaatcTCCTTGCGTCTCAACATCTGTTTTAATCTGCAATTAAGGAAGCAAAACAGGGAGAatgagaaattaaataaaataactaacaCTGAATGAAACTTTAAAGTTCAACCATCTTTAGGTAATCCGCATTAAAATGTCATTCTGTTTTCTCAGTTCCAAAATTTTAGTccaaataagaaatatttgattaagactttcaattgtttagtgtttaTTGCTAATCGATAcaataattttagattttttgtaTGCAATTATCAAAATTCTATTTCTGTTCAGCTACTAATATCAGATCTGAAACAGAGCTTCACTAAAAACACATGAAATCCATAAAGATTATGATAGCGATTAGTCATTATATTCAGCATCAAATTGACTAAATTGCCCAGAGTGAGCAGATGGAATTACACCTTTCGTGATTCATAATTGCACTTTACCCCCTCTACCTATATTGATTCGAATCTGGAGACTGTCTTATCTTGTGGAATACTTTAGCAAAATTCCAAGAGAAGTGCGCAATTTGGGTACCAAAAATAGACATCACATAACTAGTCATTTTCACAGACAGGAATGCATAAGGTAAATGGTAAAAGAGTAATTTAACAATATAGCAATGGTAGAAAAGACTTACCGCTAGTAAATGCGCAGACCGGTTCTCAATTTCTCCGATCATATCCTTCGCCGAAGATGGAGCATCGGCAGCGGAAGCAACTCCAGCACCGGAATCTCTCCGGCAGTCTCTCCGCATTAGAGAGTGATAAAACTCCACTACTTCAGGTATCCGCCTGACCTTTGCTGGTAAAGTCTTTAAGCCTTTCGGAGGTGGTGGAGGAGGTGGTGGTGGGCCTGTTTTGGACGCAGCTGGAGGTAGTGGTGGTGGTGGCGGCGGCGGTGGAGGAGGAACTGCTGCCAGTTTGGGCGGCGCTGGTGCTGCTAGCGGAGGTGGGGGAGGTGGAGGCGGAATGTTAGAAATTTCAGCTAATGCACGTTCAGCTGAATCTGACAACGAACTATACGaaggagaagatgaagaagatgataaagACGaggatgatgaggatgatggcAATAGCGCAGACGATGGCCGCGGTGGTGGTTTAGGTACTCGGGGAACTCGTGATCTTAAACTCATAATCCCAACAGATATATCAGCTAGCTCATCTGAATTAGACCGAGAATGTCTAGGCCTTTCACACATTTCCGATGCACTAACAATTTCCTCTTTCACCTCACACTCTGGTTTTGAAGTTACAGTAATGCTAGGTTGAGTCACGCATTTTCTCAAATACTTGGTGATGTTTGCTTTGCTATGAGCACCATTTGTCACATCTACAAATCTATGAGCAGATAACTCTTCATTAGCTTTCTTCAGCTCAGAAATTTCAGCTTCCATAGCTTTTATCCTCTCATCATACCTCCCATTTTGCTTCGAAAGCTCAATGTGTAACATCTCTACTTCTTCTCTAAGCCTCTCGTTTTCCACTTCCAAGCATTCAATCATCCGTCCTTTTCGTCCGATTTCCGCATCTTTTTGAGTGATCTCACTCTCCAACAACGGAAGTATAGCTACTGACTCTTTAAGCAGTTTCTTCTCAAGAAGCTCTGTTTTCAAACGTGACTCTCTTTCACGCAACTCTTCAACTATACGTAGAAGCTCCGCAACATCCGGTGGACGAGGCTGAACTTGAGCAGAGGAACGAGGAAAATAAACCCCGAAAGAACGAGAAAACACGGCACCTTTGGATGTTTGCTGTTTGGGGCAGCTTGGTGAAGGAGTAGGAGGCTTAGGAGATGAATCTTGCTTCGATGGCTTCGGATTAGCCGGTGATTTCTGTAAACCCATAGCCATTTTTACTTTACCAGCAACCATTGTAGCATCtagaacaaaattttgaagtcttcaaattGCAAATGAGAAGAGGAATAAGCCAAAATGAGGTCCCTATCTATGTGCCTGGAAGAAAAGGGTAAAGGGCAAAAGGGGGTAGGGGTAGAGTGAAGATAATACACTACCTGTGATTTTGTAAAGAAGGTATTTCTTTGTTGAAACTTTGAAATGTGTAAATGATGCAGCAATATCGATGAACGGTCTTCTTTTCTTGGATCcgctttgattttctttttctcttttatttatagagaaaaatacGATAAATAAGacaaacccttttttttttttacttagttTGACTCATCCACGCGCTTCACATTGACCGTAACGTTGGTAAGTGACATAATTGCTCCCAACggttattcaatatatatataaccaactcgtaaaaagaaaattaaattaaatttatcattaatcaaaactttaCATAGTGAGATCTGGTAAATTAACACTTAATTACCAAAGAAAccttaaatatcataatttggGACCTCCAGTAATTTGAATGACTACGGATACAATTATAATGAGTAAAAGAGCTCAATAAACGGACTACTTAATAGAGCTCCGACTTATCATAGCATTTACTGAAGCAACCtttcaatattcaaaataaacttttaaattttaggtGAAATTTAAAACATCCATGGCTAGTCAAATGGAGCTAAAATTATCAATTTGTACCAAAACAATTTAATGCATTTGGAAATTCAAATTATTGTAATGTACTCCGTAGACTTGACTTTATATACTAGGAAGTTACAAAATTATGATatctgttttttaaaaaattactttttttttagtctatttttttaaaaaatgatttctttttttttggtaataatttttcacgtggcatgtttaagatcaTAAGACAAAAGAGcgattttgtacatttgacatgACTTTAATTTACAATCACATgatcaaaaaatttctttattttcttaaattcctGTCAAGTCAAACCAGaccattctttgtgaaacgaaGAGAGAATTAAGAAGGTGACGATTAAGTTAGATCTAATATATGACATATCaaatagattatttttaatatttggcTTGTGCAATGGATGTGAAAAGAATCGTTTTTATTAAGctttttaattatgaaatataaaaaggtATCCATATAACTTTTCTTTGATCTAATTAAGTAAtggtttattattgagttgacaTGGGAATTAAGAAACACGTAATGATGGGTGTAATCAAATCACCcttaataaatataagtcatctaaatattataaaataaacaatatttattagcaaaaataaaataaaaataaaataataattaatttattaattttataaattaaacaaatattattcaacattttaaaatattataattataagaaaagaTGACCCAGAGGAGAATAAAACCTTATCtaaaaaatgaagataaaagAGTTCAATTATGATTTTGCTTAATGATGATAGCATGTCACACAATCCAAAAT
This window of the Solanum pennellii chromosome 2, SPENNV200 genome carries:
- the LOC107011390 gene encoding protein CHUP1, chloroplastic; its protein translation is MVAGKVKMAMGLQKSPANPKPSKQDSSPKPPTPSPSCPKQQTSKGAVFSRSFGVYFPRSSAQVQPRPPDVAELLRIVEELRERESRLKTELLEKKLLKESVAILPLLESEITQKDAEIGRKGRMIECLEVENERLREEVEMLHIELSKQNGRYDERIKAMEAEISELKKANEELSAHRFVDVTNGAHSKANITKYLRKCVTQPSITVTSKPECEVKEEIVSASEMCERPRHSRSNSDELADISVGIMSLRSRVPRVPKPPPRPSSALLPSSSSSSSLSSSSSSPSYSSLSDSAERALAEISNIPPPPPPPPLAAPAPPKLAAVPPPPPPPPPPLPPAASKTGPPPPPPPPPKGLKTLPAKVRRIPEVVEFYHSLMRRDCRRDSGAGVASAADAPSSAKDMIGEIENRSAHLLAIKTDVETQGDFIRFLIKEVEHAAFTDIVDVVPFVKWLDDELSYLVDERAVLKHFEWPEQKADALREAAFGYCDLKKLESEASSFRDNPRQPCGTALKKMQALFEKLEHGIYNLSRMRESATKRYKVFQIPIEWMLDTGFVTQIKLASVKLAMKYMKRVSAELEMVGGGPEEEELIIQGVRFAFRVHQFAGGFDVETMRAFQELRDKARSCHIQCQNQQQQQHKYVCKSTPC